From one Verrucomicrobiia bacterium genomic stretch:
- a CDS encoding immunoglobulin domain-containing protein produces the protein MLYVLSCTSPKTKRSNHNNSDLGRKFGVKVCLGLLLGLMLFRFDLMAAPGDVDVTFDIGAGSQGNSTGAINDLAVQPDGKTLIGGVFLTYDGIAAPRFARVNTDGTLDTDFMTNVGAGPNSELNSIVLLPDGKILIAGDFTEYNGTAVIGIARVNANGILDQSFGTVGSGIGFSSGLRYVNDIAVQADGKILIGGGFGSINGTGSRNFGRLDGNGNFDNTFSTFARPEVNSSVDAVAVQPDGKIVVTGSFISWGSYSVPNIVRLNPDGTVDTTFLPPIKAAGRINQVTVQHDGKILLGGFIDHDANAETPDRYLARLNSDGSLDSSFNANTDGWVGGEIIQQVDGKLLIAGIFTEVNGISRGSLARLNLDGTLDENFVTAPYAPRGDGYLTHVYALAPTPDGKLMAGGWFTNINYLAHSNLVRLQNDVFTGPATIRFQTATYSAAENGGTITLNVVRLGDISSPVSVNFATANGSATAASDYSANSGTLNWSANDSTPKTITISLNNDSSNEGGENFTVALSSPGGGASLGNPATATVTILDDDSAPVITGQPIGGQVYQTLSYTFRVNVSSVLPVTYQWQFAGEDIPGATGPTYTRSAATTQHSGEYRVKVTNDNGFQISSIAELEVVIPPGTLDTVYPNPTTFAGSSFISGTYLAPDGKLYLAGGFNSLGGSSVPFGLARLAADGSLDTGWPNITTGTDSRTVFKIIPYPSTSTHAGKFLIVGQFNSINGTNARKLARLNADGSLDTTFNSTTPTSSNDIAYSAFIRSDDSIIVSFSNGSIQRRLPDGTLDSSFAINLGGTLQHLIPLDGGKFLASRYVSGGSGGGYIYRFNADGTFDTSFNIVEKLSNSIGTMVLARDGGIIVGGSFTSYNGESVSRIARFLPDGTLDSTFNTGTGFDNAVSSIHVQPDGRLIVGGFFTFFNGASASRIIGLKPDGTADPSFYVGSGANNSIRVITQNEHGLTYVLGDFSQFNGNVRNGIARLLGGAGSIQFDSAQIEFSEADGTVNVTVNRLAGSRGAVSATYAVTGGSAAAGSDYTLSSGVLNWVDGEIGPKTFSLTINDDTITESDETIQVTLSNPTNLAQLGTPDVVTITILDTDSKPRILVHPASQTIPEFVPVTFSVVAKSPLAMTYQWKKNGFTIPTATAATYTISSVTFANEDSYTVEVTNTKGTTPSNPAVLDVVPSPTALDGSFLAASFNNQIRAIAPLGDGRALVGGDFTSPSSRIALVSANGSLDGSFTQQTGTTAGTTVHDILIQPDGKILIVGKFNQFGGVNVSNIVRLNTDYSVDLAFAASLGSGANDLVRDVSLDVSGRILLSGDFTYISGQPGTQGIVRLNPDGAIDPTFISRSRGGAIYQVEAQTDGTILIAGTFTSYDGGASYLARLLSNGAKDSFASADTGSAVYAINILANGDILAGGSFTSPSTRQRIALLDSSRKLKSAFFPGSTVNGNVNTVAVQPNGKQVAGGAFTTFSSAHSRFARLNPDGTLDTTINLGTGFNADVNRIVVEPNGRLWVGGNFTQYKGSTANRLVRLYGDDVPLAIRRHPYATKANAGATAQFNVIAESTIGTITYQWKKNGSPLSNGGDISGANTATLSIANAEPADSDVYSVTVSVGGASLESRAASLSVYADLTLVESPQSGVRFVGVPFTLKAAFTGPSPFSYQWYHNESPVGGNQPFLTISNPTLTDAGDYYVVASSGGDDVTSATATISVVELPSGNDPAGFPLAAGAGNQDIRAVDFMPDGRIIIAGGFTSLRDKNNSTSSRAYMGIFNADGSLDPFNAAANNVIYDMVRQPDGKILVAGQFTSISSTTVTRLVRYNANLTLDTAFIANLGTVDNTVNDVDLFPDGRILVAGGFTSIGGVTGTRAIAILNPDGSVDTSFVSLAPQFASVTTCAISPTGKIAIGGTTQYAGSNGQLFLLNQDGTRVNGFALPNLDNSVGAVEFQADGRLLVGGSFTAVNSTPQSSLCRFNLDGTLDTAFAPNATVFGSTSSQRVSSIAIQEDGSILAAGDFIFFGGAGAGLVKVLANGVIDTTFNQGPGIEGNGRRSEIVRLAADGTIYLGGSFQKFGGVDVSNFAILHGTPVGLAFVVSQPSLVIVDPATTVQFTAYATGTSAISYQWQKNGDDLAYDANISGVNTATLTLNNVSAANDGNYTVVISNDSGNKTSNETRLIVLDAPVILKQPVGGLYFAPNSITLKVDAVGLPTLTYQWKKNGDDLPSENGATLTISPSSPDNSGSYTVVITNDEGFVESDPVAVNVIVPPAGSVSGFPITAGANSTLNTVFGLEDGRVIISGNSFTSAGATGNNTSRSRMALLNLDGTVDASFNPAPSAGVSAIVSGGSSSTIVVGGNFNFIAGQTAYGLARLNLDGTIDATFAANLGGGFKYFGGSPNIYDVQRLSNGQYLVAGAFDTVNGNNIRGLARINANGTVDTSFAPFNSGSPFVYDVKVLPDGRYAIAGSFTLGTSQGLAIISSSGVRDAGFTANFSGSVEHLAVTHDNELLVAGQFLSNLNGIGYGNLVKLSYTGTVNASFAASVGVVTDGVYGIAVQANGRILVGGSFSTFGSSSARGFVRLNGNGSVDATFTLGTGFNSGGAQSFHIGIDGKILVGASGASFNGETVNYLLYLNGDEVAAPAGLDFATFIAGSSLTAGQNGPADDGDEDGLSNIGEFAFGTVPDNDASFSWPVLVIVNDDGTDYPAVRYQRNKLATGITIVVTAASDVTMQNTLSKTVMPPVDLGGNLEQVTVRINTSVAATPKAFFHVTITQP, from the coding sequence ATGCTGTACGTCTTAAGCTGCACTTCGCCGAAAACGAAACGTTCAAACCACAATAACAGCGACTTGGGCCGGAAATTCGGCGTGAAAGTTTGCTTGGGATTGCTACTTGGGTTGATGCTTTTTAGGTTCGATTTGATGGCCGCTCCAGGGGATGTGGATGTGACGTTCGACATTGGTGCGGGTAGCCAGGGCAATAGCACAGGGGCGATCAATGATCTAGCGGTCCAACCAGATGGCAAAACCCTCATTGGGGGTGTTTTTCTTACCTATGACGGAATAGCGGCTCCTCGCTTCGCCCGCGTAAATACTGACGGCACGCTAGATACGGACTTTATGACAAATGTGGGTGCCGGCCCTAATAGCGAATTGAACTCAATTGTACTGTTGCCCGACGGTAAGATTCTCATTGCGGGCGATTTTACGGAATACAATGGTACCGCTGTCATCGGAATCGCACGGGTTAATGCAAACGGTATTTTGGATCAAAGCTTTGGCACCGTGGGTAGTGGTATCGGCTTTTCCAGTGGTTTGCGTTACGTGAATGACATCGCAGTGCAGGCTGATGGCAAGATACTTATCGGCGGTGGATTTGGTTCGATCAACGGCACAGGGTCCCGCAATTTTGGCCGCTTGGACGGGAATGGCAATTTTGACAACACGTTTTCGACTTTTGCCCGACCAGAGGTCAACAGTTCGGTGGATGCCGTTGCTGTGCAACCGGATGGTAAGATAGTCGTTACTGGCTCATTTATCAGCTGGGGCAGTTACTCAGTGCCAAATATTGTGCGCCTGAACCCGGACGGCACGGTGGATACCACCTTCCTGCCGCCGATCAAAGCAGCCGGCCGTATCAATCAGGTGACCGTCCAGCATGATGGCAAGATTTTGCTTGGCGGTTTTATTGACCATGATGCAAATGCGGAAACTCCAGACCGGTATCTCGCCCGTCTTAATTCTGACGGATCACTCGATTCATCCTTCAACGCCAACACCGATGGCTGGGTGGGTGGTGAGATCATCCAGCAGGTTGATGGCAAACTGCTCATTGCTGGCATCTTCACGGAGGTCAACGGCATTTCCCGTGGTTCCTTGGCCCGGCTAAATCTGGATGGCACATTGGATGAAAATTTCGTCACGGCTCCTTATGCTCCCCGTGGGGATGGCTACCTCACTCATGTGTATGCCCTTGCCCCCACTCCGGATGGCAAGCTGATGGCCGGTGGCTGGTTTACGAACATCAATTACCTTGCCCACAGCAATCTGGTGCGACTGCAAAACGATGTCTTTACCGGACCGGCTACTATCCGTTTTCAGACGGCCACTTACTCAGCTGCGGAAAATGGCGGAACTATCACGCTGAATGTTGTTCGCTTGGGGGATATCTCCAGCCCGGTATCTGTGAATTTTGCCACCGCCAATGGTTCAGCCACCGCCGCCTCGGATTACTCAGCCAACTCCGGGACCTTGAACTGGTCGGCCAATGACAGCACCCCCAAGACGATCACTATCAGCTTGAACAATGACTCCAGCAATGAGGGGGGGGAGAATTTCACGGTGGCGCTTTCCAGTCCGGGTGGCGGTGCCAGCTTGGGCAATCCAGCAACTGCTACGGTCACCATTCTGGATGATGATTCGGCCCCAGTGATCACGGGACAGCCTATTGGAGGTCAGGTGTATCAAACGCTCTCTTATACTTTCCGTGTCAATGTCAGCAGCGTGCTGCCGGTCACTTATCAATGGCAGTTCGCTGGTGAGGATATTCCCGGAGCGACCGGTCCCACTTACACGCGCAGTGCGGCCACTACTCAGCATTCCGGCGAATACCGCGTAAAAGTGACCAATGACAACGGTTTCCAAATCAGCTCCATCGCCGAACTGGAGGTCGTGATCCCTCCGGGCACATTGGATACCGTCTATCCCAATCCGACCACTTTTGCGGGTTCCAGCTTTATCAGCGGAACCTACCTGGCACCCGATGGGAAACTGTATCTCGCGGGCGGTTTCAATTCACTGGGAGGCAGTTCTGTGCCTTTCGGTTTGGCGCGGTTGGCTGCAGATGGCAGCTTGGACACTGGATGGCCTAATATCACCACGGGCACAGACAGTCGGACGGTGTTTAAGATCATCCCTTATCCGAGCACTTCGACGCATGCAGGCAAGTTCCTCATCGTCGGTCAGTTCAATTCCATCAATGGCACGAACGCACGCAAACTCGCCCGACTAAACGCCGATGGCAGCTTGGATACGACCTTCAATAGCACGACTCCGACCAGCAGCAATGATATCGCGTATAGCGCATTCATCCGAAGTGATGACAGCATCATCGTTTCATTTTCCAATGGCAGCATCCAACGCCGTCTCCCAGATGGAACTTTGGACAGCAGTTTCGCGATCAATCTCGGGGGGACACTCCAGCATCTTATTCCGCTGGACGGCGGCAAGTTTCTCGCCTCCCGCTATGTTTCCGGCGGCAGTGGTGGTGGCTATATCTACCGCTTCAATGCAGATGGCACTTTTGATACCTCTTTCAATATCGTCGAGAAGCTGAGCAACTCGATCGGCACGATGGTCTTGGCCAGAGACGGCGGTATTATCGTCGGTGGTTCATTTACCTCCTACAATGGTGAGAGCGTTTCCCGTATCGCCCGCTTCTTACCAGACGGGACTCTCGATTCCACATTCAACACCGGCACCGGATTCGACAATGCAGTCAGCTCCATCCATGTGCAGCCGGACGGACGTTTGATTGTCGGTGGATTCTTCACCTTTTTCAACGGAGCCAGTGCCAGCCGTATCATCGGCCTAAAACCGGACGGTACTGCCGATCCAAGTTTTTATGTTGGCTCAGGAGCCAATAATTCCATCCGGGTCATCACCCAGAATGAACATGGATTGACCTATGTATTGGGTGATTTTTCGCAATTCAACGGGAATGTCCGAAATGGAATCGCCCGCCTCTTGGGAGGGGCAGGCAGCATCCAGTTTGATTCTGCACAGATAGAATTCAGCGAAGCCGATGGGACTGTAAATGTTACTGTCAACAGGCTGGCAGGCAGCCGTGGGGCGGTATCGGCGACGTATGCAGTCACGGGCGGTTCCGCCGCCGCTGGCAGTGATTACACATTGAGCAGTGGGGTTTTGAACTGGGTTGATGGCGAGATTGGCCCCAAGACCTTCAGCCTGACTATTAACGATGACACGATCACCGAGTCGGATGAAACCATCCAAGTCACCTTGTCCAACCCTACCAACCTTGCCCAGTTAGGTACGCCAGATGTAGTGACGATTACCATTTTGGACACGGATTCCAAACCACGCATTCTGGTTCATCCGGCTTCGCAGACTATCCCTGAGTTTGTGCCGGTGACCTTCAGTGTGGTGGCCAAGAGTCCCTTGGCGATGACTTACCAGTGGAAGAAAAACGGCTTCACAATCCCTACGGCTACTGCTGCCACATACACCATCAGTTCAGTCACCTTTGCCAACGAGGATTCTTATACGGTCGAGGTGACCAACACTAAAGGCACGACTCCTTCCAACCCGGCGGTATTGGATGTAGTGCCCTCTCCGACAGCATTGGATGGCAGTTTTTTAGCTGCCTCCTTTAACAACCAGATCCGGGCGATCGCTCCGCTCGGAGATGGCCGAGCCCTGGTGGGCGGCGATTTCACTTCGCCCAGTTCCCGGATCGCCTTGGTAAGTGCAAATGGCAGCTTGGATGGCTCCTTTACGCAGCAGACCGGAACAACTGCTGGAACCACCGTGCATGACATCTTGATTCAACCAGACGGGAAAATCCTGATTGTCGGCAAATTTAACCAGTTTGGTGGCGTCAATGTTTCCAATATCGTCCGCCTCAATACAGATTACTCGGTAGATCTGGCCTTTGCGGCCAGCTTGGGATCGGGAGCAAACGATCTCGTGCGCGATGTATCCTTGGATGTTTCCGGCCGCATTCTGTTGAGTGGTGACTTCACTTACATCTCTGGTCAGCCGGGCACCCAAGGCATTGTACGCCTAAATCCGGATGGAGCCATCGATCCGACTTTCATATCCCGCAGCCGCGGTGGGGCGATCTATCAAGTGGAAGCCCAGACGGATGGAACCATCCTGATTGCGGGCACATTTACCTCCTATGATGGGGGAGCCAGCTATCTGGCCCGCTTGCTCAGCAACGGTGCCAAGGACTCGTTCGCTTCCGCAGATACGGGTAGTGCGGTGTATGCGATCAACATCCTTGCCAATGGTGATATCTTAGCTGGCGGTTCCTTCACTTCACCCTCGACGCGTCAGCGTATTGCTTTGCTGGATTCATCTCGCAAGTTGAAAAGTGCCTTCTTCCCTGGCTCTACGGTGAATGGCAACGTGAATACGGTGGCCGTGCAACCGAATGGCAAACAGGTAGCCGGTGGTGCTTTCACCACTTTCAGCAGTGCGCATAGTCGCTTCGCCCGGCTCAACCCCGATGGCACCCTGGATACAACGATAAATCTCGGCACCGGTTTCAATGCGGATGTCAACCGCATCGTCGTGGAACCCAACGGACGCCTTTGGGTGGGCGGTAACTTCACCCAATATAAAGGCAGCACTGCCAACCGTTTGGTGCGTCTTTACGGAGACGATGTCCCCTTGGCCATCCGTCGTCATCCTTATGCCACCAAGGCTAATGCCGGAGCGACCGCGCAATTCAATGTGATTGCGGAATCCACTATTGGCACGATCACCTACCAGTGGAAGAAGAACGGCTCGCCGCTGTCGAACGGCGGCGACATCTCCGGAGCAAACACTGCCACGCTCTCCATCGCCAATGCCGAACCGGCTGACAGTGATGTCTACTCAGTGACTGTGTCCGTTGGAGGGGCCAGCTTGGAAAGCCGTGCAGCAAGCTTGTCCGTTTACGCAGACCTGACGCTGGTGGAATCTCCTCAATCCGGTGTCCGTTTCGTGGGTGTTCCTTTCACCCTCAAGGCAGCTTTTACCGGTCCGTCGCCCTTCTCGTATCAATGGTATCACAATGAAAGCCCGGTCGGTGGGAACCAGCCTTTTCTTACTATCAGTAATCCGACACTGACTGACGCAGGTGATTACTACGTCGTGGCATCGAGTGGTGGTGATGATGTAACCAGTGCGACAGCGACCATTTCCGTTGTGGAGCTACCATCTGGGAATGATCCGGCGGGATTCCCGCTCGCGGCTGGAGCAGGCAATCAAGACATACGGGCCGTCGATTTCATGCCGGATGGTCGGATCATTATTGCCGGTGGCTTTACCAGCCTGCGGGACAAAAACAATTCCACCAGTTCTCGTGCCTACATGGGTATCTTCAACGCGGACGGGTCTTTGGATCCCTTCAACGCCGCTGCCAACAATGTCATCTATGACATGGTGCGTCAGCCTGATGGCAAGATTCTGGTAGCCGGTCAGTTCACCTCGATCAGCAGCACTACGGTGACACGCTTGGTGCGCTATAACGCCAATCTTACCTTGGATACGGCTTTCATCGCCAACTTGGGTACGGTGGATAATACGGTCAATGATGTGGATCTGTTCCCGGATGGACGCATCCTTGTGGCGGGCGGTTTCACCTCCATCGGTGGAGTGACTGGCACACGGGCCATTGCCATCTTGAATCCCGATGGCTCAGTGGACACCTCATTTGTTTCTCTCGCCCCGCAATTCGCAAGTGTCACCACTTGTGCCATCAGCCCGACAGGTAAAATCGCGATTGGTGGAACCACACAATATGCCGGGAGTAACGGACAATTGTTCCTGTTGAACCAAGACGGCACCCGCGTCAACGGTTTTGCCCTGCCGAACCTGGATAACAGCGTCGGTGCAGTAGAGTTTCAGGCCGATGGAAGATTGCTGGTTGGCGGCAGCTTTACCGCCGTCAACAGCACACCGCAGTCCTCATTGTGCCGCTTCAATCTGGACGGCACACTTGATACGGCATTTGCCCCCAATGCGACGGTGTTTGGCTCCACAAGCAGTCAGCGTGTTTCATCCATCGCCATCCAGGAGGACGGTTCCATCTTGGCCGCAGGTGATTTCATATTCTTTGGTGGCGCAGGGGCCGGTCTGGTCAAGGTGCTGGCCAATGGTGTGATCGACACCACGTTTAATCAAGGCCCCGGCATCGAGGGAAATGGCCGCCGTTCGGAAATTGTCCGGCTAGCTGCCGATGGCACTATCTATCTTGGTGGTTCCTTCCAAAAGTTCGGCGGAGTTGATGTATCCAACTTCGCCATATTGCATGGCACCCCGGTTGGGTTGGCTTTTGTGGTGTCACAGCCGTCACTGGTGATCGTTGATCCGGCTACCACAGTCCAGTTCACCGCCTATGCGACTGGTACCTCGGCAATCTCCTACCAATGGCAGAAAAATGGGGATGACCTTGCCTATGATGCGAATATCAGTGGTGTCAACACCGCCACTCTCACCCTGAACAACGTCAGTGCGGCGAATGACGGCAACTACACGGTGGTGATATCCAACGATTCTGGCAACAAAACCAGCAACGAAACGCGGTTGATCGTGTTGGATGCGCCCGTCATCCTGAAACAGCCGGTGGGTGGTCTGTATTTCGCCCCCAATAGCATCACCCTGAAAGTGGATGCTGTCGGTTTGCCCACGCTTACTTATCAGTGGAAAAAGAACGGGGATGACTTGCCTTCAGAGAACGGCGCCACCCTCACTATCTCTCCCAGCAGTCCGGATAACTCCGGTAGTTACACTGTGGTCATCACCAATGATGAGGGCTTTGTGGAGAGTGATCCTGTCGCTGTGAACGTGATCGTGCCGCCAGCCGGTTCCGTATCCGGTTTCCCGATTACAGCGGGTGCGAACAGCACGCTCAATACTGTCTTTGGCCTGGAAGACGGACGTGTGATCATCAGTGGTAACAGTTTCACTTCCGCTGGTGCTACTGGAAACAATACCTCTCGCTCCCGGATGGCCTTGCTGAATCTGGACGGCACCGTTGATGCCTCCTTCAATCCGGCTCCATCCGCTGGGGTAAGTGCAATCGTTTCCGGCGGCTCTTCCAGCACTATCGTGGTGGGCGGCAATTTCAACTTCATCGCCGGGCAAACCGCATACGGTCTTGCCCGTCTGAATCTGGACGGCACCATCGATGCTACCTTCGCTGCGAATCTGGGCGGTGGTTTCAAGTATTTCGGTGGCTCCCCGAACATCTATGATGTCCAGCGACTATCCAATGGACAGTATCTGGTGGCCGGGGCATTTGACACGGTGAATGGGAACAACATCCGCGGTCTGGCTCGCATCAATGCTAACGGCACCGTGGATACATCCTTTGCGCCTTTCAATAGTGGTTCCCCGTTTGTCTATGATGTGAAGGTTCTGCCCGATGGCCGTTATGCCATCGCGGGTTCATTCACGCTTGGTACCTCACAAGGATTGGCCATCATCTCCTCGTCTGGCGTGCGCGATGCTGGATTTACCGCCAACTTCAGCGGCAGCGTGGAGCATCTGGCGGTAACGCATGACAACGAATTGCTGGTTGCTGGCCAATTCCTGTCCAATCTGAACGGTATCGGTTATGGTAACTTGGTGAAGCTTTCGTACACGGGCACGGTGAACGCGAGTTTTGCCGCCTCCGTGGGCGTGGTAACGGATGGTGTCTATGGGATCGCCGTCCAGGCCAATGGCCGTATTTTGGTGGGTGGTTCCTTCAGCACCTTTGGTTCCTCCTCAGCGCGTGGATTCGTGCGTCTCAATGGGAATGGTTCTGTAGATGCCACGTTCACTCTGGGCACCGGGTTCAATTCTGGTGGGGCTCAATCTTTCCACATCGGTATCGATGGTAAGATCCTCGTCGGAGCCAGCGGAGCCAGCTTCAACGGAGAGACGGTCAACTACCTGCTTTATCTGAACGGTGATGAGGTGGCTGCTCCGGCAGGCCTTGATTTCGCCACTTTCATCGCCGGGTCCTCACTGACAGCTGGGCAAAATGGTCCGGCTGATGACGGCGATGAGGATGGATTG